A genomic region of Antennarius striatus isolate MH-2024 chromosome 4, ASM4005453v1, whole genome shotgun sequence contains the following coding sequences:
- the c2cd5 gene encoding C2 domain-containing protein 5 isoform X11 has protein sequence MPGKLKAKIVAGRHLPVMDRASDLTDAFVEVKFGNTTFKTDVCPKSLNPQWNSEWFKFEVDDEDLQDEPLQVTVLDHDTYSANDAIGKVYIDIDPLLCSEAASVISGWFPIYDTIHGIRGEINVLVKVELFNDLNRFRQSSCGVKFFCTTSIPRCYRAAMVHGFVEELVVNEDPEYQWIDRIRTPRASNEARQRLISLMSGELQRKIGLKVLEMGGNAVVGYLQCFDLEGESGLVVRAIGTACTLDKLGSGGASNTTTHTHPNTAPASNACNSPSKDGKELYFGEDLLSSSGPPTPFRALPTSSSSPPPFAPSKPCSRQSSSSDTDLSLTPKTGMGSGGSAGKEAGPLKTLLRQQTQTALEQREFPFFTLTSFPTGFLLHVGGVVSARSVKLLDRIHNPDEPETRDAWWEEIRQEIKSHAKALGCHAVVGYSESTSICEEVCILSASGTAAILNPRYMREGCLDVGIADHSRFEEPSPPSCGFCHIPYDELNMPFPTQLTYCYHCRRQKVPDVLFTTIDLPPEAAVTGKGCLIQARLCRLKKKAQGEVNATAISNLLPFMEYELHTQLMNKLKLRSMNALFGLHIQINVGENMLLGLASATGVYLTALPAPGGIQIAGKTPGDVNNEHHILIIQKRINDTIAKNKEIYQIHPPKLFALDPEVFCGKNMELMEEVVGSPIPEPRQRSRLFRSHSESSDEVSELDLSHGKKDAFVLEIDDTDAVEDIHSLLTDAPTPSGFYSCNTEVMPGIDNWTQGVQMFTSVRVLRLSNANLTNQGLNKIFTDLCENLLKSFYFKLRSMIPCCLCHLNFTVAVPEEELIQVAVTAVAMTFDKDQTQETSADKPITKGCSETEEQLQFPLELCADSSTTSAQTSSKISGKVSLLTPAAKLFRNQLVMVCSPGVPETTNISSRAASVDYGSFADRCSTWLELLRLKAHTIRRGSVKTISSLERSSPLPDGRSRSLRPTRPFGGSAVTVVKMTPLSFLPGTRIIKYLGIINMFFIRETTSLREEGGVSGFLHSFIAEVFAMVRAHVAALGGNAVVSYSMKECVFMENPNKNQAQCLINVSGDAVICVMESDQDPTPSNTGQTCTSGTDGTT, from the exons ATGCCTGGGAAACTGAAGGCCAAAATCGTGGCGGGACGCCACCTACCTGTGATGGACAGAGCGAGTGACCTCACTGATGCGTTTGTGGAG GTTAAGTTTGGAAATACAACTTTCAAAACGGATGTCTGTCCCAAATCTCTCAACCCTCAGTGGAACTCAGAGTGGTTCAAATTTGAG GTTGATGATGAGGACTTGCAGGATGAGCCACTGCAGGTCACAGTGTTAGATCATGACACTTACAGTGCTAATGATGCCATAGGGAAAGTTTACATTGATATTGACCCACTGCTGTGCAGTGAGGCTGCTTCTGTTATCTCTGGATGGTTTCCCATCTATGACACCATTCATG GTATCCGAGGGGAGATCAATGTTCTTGTCAAAGTGGAGCTTTTTAATGATTTGAACCGCTTTAGGCAGTCATCCTGTGGGGTGAAGTTCTTCTGCA CCACATCCATTCCACGGTGCTACCGAGCAGCGATGGTTCACGGGTTTGTGGAGGAACTTGTGGTGAATGAAGATCCAGAGTACCAGTGGATTGACCGCATCCGAACTCCTCGAGCCTCCAATGAGGCTCGTCAGAGGCTCATCTCTCTTATGTCTG GAGAGCTGCAGAGGAAAATAGGGCTTAAGGTACTGGAGATGGGTGGGAATGCGGTGGTGGGCTATTTACAGTGTTTTGACCTGGAGGGAGAGTCTGGCCTGGTGGTCAGGGCCATCGGTACTGCCTGCACACTGGACAAACTTGGCTCTGGCGGTGcctccaacaccaccacacatacacaccctaACACAGCCCCTGCTTCCAATGCCTGCAATTCCCCTTCCAAGGATGGAAAGGA GCTGTATTTTGGTGAGGACCTGCTCTCGTCCTCCGGCCCGCCAACCCCTTTCAGAGCCCttcccacctcctcttcctctcctcccccgTTTGCTCCCTCCAAGCCATGCAGCCGCCAGTCTTCATCGTCAGATACAGACCTCAGTTTGACGCCCAAGACGG GAATGGGCAGCGGGGGCAGCGCCGGCAAAGAAGCAGGGCCTCTGAAGACCCTGCTCAGACAGCAGACACAGACGGCTCTCGAACAGAGG GAGTTTCCCTTCTTCACCTTGACGTCCTTCCCTACTGGTTTCCTGCTTCATGTCGGTGGAGTTGTCAGCGCTCGCTCTGTCAAGCTGCTGGACCGTATACACAACCCTG atgagCCAGAGACTCGTGACGCGTGGTGGGAGGAAATTCGCCAGGAGATTAAATCTCATGCCAAAGCTCTTGGTTGCCATGCTGTTGTGGGGTACAGCGAGAGCACTAGCATCTG TGAGGAGGTGTGCATCCTGTCGGCCTCTGGCACGGCAGCCATCCTGAACCCTCGGTATATGCGTGAAGGTTGCCTAGATGTTGGAATCGCTGACCACAG CAGGTTTGAGGAGCCATCTCCCCCGAGCTGTGGCTTCTGCCATATTCCCTACGATGAACTCAACATGCCCTTTCCCACACAGCTCACCTACTGTTACCACTGCAGACGGCAAAAG GTTCCTGATGTGCTTTTCACAACAATCGACTTGCCACCAGAAGCAGCTGTCACAGGAAAAGGCTGTCTTATCCAGGCCAG GTTGTGTCGTCTGAAAAAGAAGGCCCAGGGTGAGGTGAATGCGACAGCCATCTCCAACCTCCTCCCTTTCATGGAGTACGAGCTGCATACTCAGCTGATGAACAAACTGAAGCTGCGGAGCATGAACGCCCTGTTTGGCCTCCACATTCAGATTAACGTTGGAGAGAACATGCTCCTGGGTCTGGCT TCTGCTACAGGGGTGTACCTGACAGCCCTGCCGGCTCCGGGGGGCATCCAGATTGCAGGGAAGACTCCTGGTGATGTGAACAACGAGCACCATATTCTGATCATCCAGAAAAGGATCAATGACACCATTGCCAAGAACAAAGAGATCTATCAAATACACCCTccg AAATTATTTGCCTTGGACCCTGAGGTGTTCTGCGGCAAAAACATG gagctgatggaggaagTGGTCGGCTCTCCCATTCCAGAGCCGAGGCAGCGATCCAGACTGTTTCGCTCTCACTCAGAAAGCTCAGATGAAGTGTCAGAACTGGACCTTTCCCATGGCAAGAAGGATGCCTTTgtcctggag ATCGATGACACTGATGCTGTGGAAGACATCCACTCCCTTCTTACTGATGCCCCAACCCCTTCAG GTTTCTATAGCTGCAACACTGAGGTTATGCCTGGGATTGACAACTGGACTCAGGGGGTTCAG ATGTTTACATCAGTGAGAGTCTTGAGGTTGAGTAATGCTAATCTTACAAACCAAGGTTTAAACAAGATCTTCACTGACCTTTGTGAGAACCTCCTAAAG AGCTTTTATTTTAAGCTGCGCTCAATGATCCCTTGCTGCCTTTGCCATCTCAACTTCACCGTGGCCGTACCAGAAGAAGAACTCATACAG GTTGCTGTGACGGCAGTTGCCATGACATTTGACAAAGATCAGACTCAGGAGACATCGGCAGACAAACCCATCACCAAAG GATGCAGTGAGACTGAAGAGCAGCTGCAATTTCCCTTGGAGTTGTGTGCAGACTCGTCAACCACAAGCGCACAGACGTCATCCAAAATATCTG GTAAAGTCTCTTTACTCACCCCAGCTGCAAAACTCTTCCGAAACCAGCTGGTTATGGTTTGTTCACCAG GTGTCCCAGAGACTACGAACATCTCATCCAGAG cTGCCTCCGTTGATTACGGTTCCTTTGCAGACAGATGCAGCACCTGGCTAGAGCTGCTTAGGCTGAAAGCTCACACCATAAGACGGGGATCAGTTAAGACAA TTTCATCTCTGGAGCGCTCCAGTCCATTACCTGATGGGCGTTCCCGCTCACTGCGACCGACCCGTCCATTTGGGGGTAGCGCAGTCACCGTGGTGAAGATGACGCCACTATCTTTCCTCCCTGGGACACGCATCATTAAATACCTTGGAATcatcaacatgttttttatCAGAGAGACGACATCGCTGCGAGAG GAAGGCGGCGTCAGCGGAttcctccattcattcataGCCGAGGTGTTTGCAATGGTCCGAGCCCATGTAGCAGCCCTGGGTGGTAACGCAGTCGTGTCCTACAGCATGAAAGAATGTGTGTTTATGGAAAATCCAAACAAGAACCAG GCTCAGTGCCTCATCAATGTGAGCGGTGATGCCGTCATCTGTGTCATGGAATCGGACCAAGACCCCACTCCCTCAAACACGGGACAGACCTGCACTAGTGGAACAGACGGGACGACGTGA
- the c2cd5 gene encoding C2 domain-containing protein 5 isoform X12: protein MPGKLKAKIVAGRHLPVMDRASDLTDAFVEVKFGNTTFKTDVCPKSLNPQWNSEWFKFEVDDEDLQDEPLQVTVLDHDTYSANDAIGKVYIDIDPLLCSEAASVISGWFPIYDTIHGIRGEINVLVKVELFNDLNRFRQSSCGVKFFCTTSIPRCYRAAMVHGFVEELVVNEDPEYQWIDRIRTPRASNEARQRLISLMSGELQRKIGLKVLEMGGNAVVGYLQCFDLEGESGLVVRAIGTACTLDKLGSGGASNTTTHTHPNTAPASNACNSPSKDGKELYFGEDLLSSSGPPTPFRALPTSSSSPPPFAPSKPCSRQSSSSDTDLSLTPKTGMGSGGSAGKEAGPLKTLLRQQTQTALEQREFPFFTLTSFPTGFLLHVGGVVSARSVKLLDRIHNPDEPETRDAWWEEIRQEIKSHAKALGCHAVVGYSESTSICEEVCILSASGTAAILNPRYMREGCLDVGIADHRFEEPSPPSCGFCHIPYDELNMPFPTQLTYCYHCRRQKVPDVLFTTIDLPPEAAVTGKGCLIQARLCRLKKKAQGEVNATAISNLLPFMEYELHTQLMNKLKLRSMNALFGLHIQINVGENMLLGLASATGVYLTALPAPGGIQIAGKTPGDVNNEHHILIIQKRINDTIAKNKEIYQIHPPELMEEVVGSPIPEPRQRSRLFRSHSESSDEVSELDLSHGKKDAFVLEIDDTDAVEDIHSLLTDAPTPSGFYSCNTEVMPGIDNWTQGVQMFTSVRVLRLSNANLTNQGLNKIFTDLCENLLKSFYFKLRSMIPCCLCHLNFTVAVPEEELIQVAVTAVAMTFDKDQTQETSADKPITKGCSETEEQLQFPLELCADSSTTSAQTSSKISGKVSLLTPAAKLFRNQLVMVCSPGVPETTNISSRAASVDYGSFADRCSTWLELLRLKAHTIRRGSVKTISSLERSSPLPDGRSRSLRPTRPFGGSAVTVVKMTPLSFLPGTRIIKYLGIINMFFIRETTSLREEGGVSGFLHSFIAEVFAMVRAHVAALGGNAVVSYSMKECVFMENPNKNQAQCLINVSGDAVICVMESDQDPTPSNTGQTCTSGTDGTT from the exons ATGCCTGGGAAACTGAAGGCCAAAATCGTGGCGGGACGCCACCTACCTGTGATGGACAGAGCGAGTGACCTCACTGATGCGTTTGTGGAG GTTAAGTTTGGAAATACAACTTTCAAAACGGATGTCTGTCCCAAATCTCTCAACCCTCAGTGGAACTCAGAGTGGTTCAAATTTGAG GTTGATGATGAGGACTTGCAGGATGAGCCACTGCAGGTCACAGTGTTAGATCATGACACTTACAGTGCTAATGATGCCATAGGGAAAGTTTACATTGATATTGACCCACTGCTGTGCAGTGAGGCTGCTTCTGTTATCTCTGGATGGTTTCCCATCTATGACACCATTCATG GTATCCGAGGGGAGATCAATGTTCTTGTCAAAGTGGAGCTTTTTAATGATTTGAACCGCTTTAGGCAGTCATCCTGTGGGGTGAAGTTCTTCTGCA CCACATCCATTCCACGGTGCTACCGAGCAGCGATGGTTCACGGGTTTGTGGAGGAACTTGTGGTGAATGAAGATCCAGAGTACCAGTGGATTGACCGCATCCGAACTCCTCGAGCCTCCAATGAGGCTCGTCAGAGGCTCATCTCTCTTATGTCTG GAGAGCTGCAGAGGAAAATAGGGCTTAAGGTACTGGAGATGGGTGGGAATGCGGTGGTGGGCTATTTACAGTGTTTTGACCTGGAGGGAGAGTCTGGCCTGGTGGTCAGGGCCATCGGTACTGCCTGCACACTGGACAAACTTGGCTCTGGCGGTGcctccaacaccaccacacatacacaccctaACACAGCCCCTGCTTCCAATGCCTGCAATTCCCCTTCCAAGGATGGAAAGGA GCTGTATTTTGGTGAGGACCTGCTCTCGTCCTCCGGCCCGCCAACCCCTTTCAGAGCCCttcccacctcctcttcctctcctcccccgTTTGCTCCCTCCAAGCCATGCAGCCGCCAGTCTTCATCGTCAGATACAGACCTCAGTTTGACGCCCAAGACGG GAATGGGCAGCGGGGGCAGCGCCGGCAAAGAAGCAGGGCCTCTGAAGACCCTGCTCAGACAGCAGACACAGACGGCTCTCGAACAGAGG GAGTTTCCCTTCTTCACCTTGACGTCCTTCCCTACTGGTTTCCTGCTTCATGTCGGTGGAGTTGTCAGCGCTCGCTCTGTCAAGCTGCTGGACCGTATACACAACCCTG atgagCCAGAGACTCGTGACGCGTGGTGGGAGGAAATTCGCCAGGAGATTAAATCTCATGCCAAAGCTCTTGGTTGCCATGCTGTTGTGGGGTACAGCGAGAGCACTAGCATCTG TGAGGAGGTGTGCATCCTGTCGGCCTCTGGCACGGCAGCCATCCTGAACCCTCGGTATATGCGTGAAGGTTGCCTAGATGTTGGAATCGCTGACCACAG GTTTGAGGAGCCATCTCCCCCGAGCTGTGGCTTCTGCCATATTCCCTACGATGAACTCAACATGCCCTTTCCCACACAGCTCACCTACTGTTACCACTGCAGACGGCAAAAG GTTCCTGATGTGCTTTTCACAACAATCGACTTGCCACCAGAAGCAGCTGTCACAGGAAAAGGCTGTCTTATCCAGGCCAG GTTGTGTCGTCTGAAAAAGAAGGCCCAGGGTGAGGTGAATGCGACAGCCATCTCCAACCTCCTCCCTTTCATGGAGTACGAGCTGCATACTCAGCTGATGAACAAACTGAAGCTGCGGAGCATGAACGCCCTGTTTGGCCTCCACATTCAGATTAACGTTGGAGAGAACATGCTCCTGGGTCTGGCT TCTGCTACAGGGGTGTACCTGACAGCCCTGCCGGCTCCGGGGGGCATCCAGATTGCAGGGAAGACTCCTGGTGATGTGAACAACGAGCACCATATTCTGATCATCCAGAAAAGGATCAATGACACCATTGCCAAGAACAAAGAGATCTATCAAATACACCCTccg gagctgatggaggaagTGGTCGGCTCTCCCATTCCAGAGCCGAGGCAGCGATCCAGACTGTTTCGCTCTCACTCAGAAAGCTCAGATGAAGTGTCAGAACTGGACCTTTCCCATGGCAAGAAGGATGCCTTTgtcctggag ATCGATGACACTGATGCTGTGGAAGACATCCACTCCCTTCTTACTGATGCCCCAACCCCTTCAG GTTTCTATAGCTGCAACACTGAGGTTATGCCTGGGATTGACAACTGGACTCAGGGGGTTCAG ATGTTTACATCAGTGAGAGTCTTGAGGTTGAGTAATGCTAATCTTACAAACCAAGGTTTAAACAAGATCTTCACTGACCTTTGTGAGAACCTCCTAAAG AGCTTTTATTTTAAGCTGCGCTCAATGATCCCTTGCTGCCTTTGCCATCTCAACTTCACCGTGGCCGTACCAGAAGAAGAACTCATACAG GTTGCTGTGACGGCAGTTGCCATGACATTTGACAAAGATCAGACTCAGGAGACATCGGCAGACAAACCCATCACCAAAG GATGCAGTGAGACTGAAGAGCAGCTGCAATTTCCCTTGGAGTTGTGTGCAGACTCGTCAACCACAAGCGCACAGACGTCATCCAAAATATCTG GTAAAGTCTCTTTACTCACCCCAGCTGCAAAACTCTTCCGAAACCAGCTGGTTATGGTTTGTTCACCAG GTGTCCCAGAGACTACGAACATCTCATCCAGAG cTGCCTCCGTTGATTACGGTTCCTTTGCAGACAGATGCAGCACCTGGCTAGAGCTGCTTAGGCTGAAAGCTCACACCATAAGACGGGGATCAGTTAAGACAA TTTCATCTCTGGAGCGCTCCAGTCCATTACCTGATGGGCGTTCCCGCTCACTGCGACCGACCCGTCCATTTGGGGGTAGCGCAGTCACCGTGGTGAAGATGACGCCACTATCTTTCCTCCCTGGGACACGCATCATTAAATACCTTGGAATcatcaacatgttttttatCAGAGAGACGACATCGCTGCGAGAG GAAGGCGGCGTCAGCGGAttcctccattcattcataGCCGAGGTGTTTGCAATGGTCCGAGCCCATGTAGCAGCCCTGGGTGGTAACGCAGTCGTGTCCTACAGCATGAAAGAATGTGTGTTTATGGAAAATCCAAACAAGAACCAG GCTCAGTGCCTCATCAATGTGAGCGGTGATGCCGTCATCTGTGTCATGGAATCGGACCAAGACCCCACTCCCTCAAACACGGGACAGACCTGCACTAGTGGAACAGACGGGACGACGTGA
- the c2cd5 gene encoding C2 domain-containing protein 5 isoform X3 gives MPGKLKAKIVAGRHLPVMDRASDLTDAFVEVKFGNTTFKTDVCPKSLNPQWNSEWFKFEVDDEDLQDEPLQVTVLDHDTYSANDAIGKVYIDIDPLLCSEAASVISGWFPIYDTIHGIRGEINVLVKVELFNDLNRFRQSSCGVKFFCTTSIPRCYRAAMVHGFVEELVVNEDPEYQWIDRIRTPRASNEARQRLISLMSGELQRKIGLKVLEMGGNAVVGYLQCFDLEGESGLVVRAIGTACTLDKLGSGGASNTTTHTHPNTAPASNACNSPSKDGKELYFGEDLLSSSGPPTPFRALPTSSSSPPPFAPSKPCSRQSSSSDTDLSLTPKTEGPKPVRCRPGIFLCPSSPTLSTDILSLPGSGTVGCGHSLSPRSSTPPPPSSIHSDSALLRKSVSFTEDLLLAASGMGSGGSAGKEAGPLKTLLRQQTQTALEQREFPFFTLTSFPTGFLLHVGGVVSARSVKLLDRIHNPDEPETRDAWWEEIRQEIKSHAKALGCHAVVGYSESTSICEEVCILSASGTAAILNPRYMREGCLDVGIADHSRFEEPSPPSCGFCHIPYDELNMPFPTQLTYCYHCRRQKVPDVLFTTIDLPPEAAVTGKGCLIQARLCRLKKKAQGEVNATAISNLLPFMEYELHTQLMNKLKLRSMNALFGLHIQINVGENMLLGLASATGVYLTALPAPGGIQIAGKTPGDVNNEHHILIIQKRINDTIAKNKEIYQIHPPKLFALDPEVFCGKNMELMEEVVGSPIPEPRQRSRLFRSHSESSDEVSELDLSHGKKDAFVLEIDDTDAVEDIHSLLTDAPTPSGFYSCNTEVMPGIDNWTQGVQMFTSVRVLRLSNANLTNQGLNKIFTDLCENLLKSFYFKLRSMIPCCLCHLNFTVAVPEEELIQVAVTAVAMTFDKDQTQETSADKPITKGCSETEEQLQFPLELCADSSTTSAQTSSKISGKVSLLTPAAKLFRNQLVMVCSPGVPETTNISSRDRCSTWLELLRLKAHTIRRGSVKTISSLERSSPLPDGRSRSLRPTRPFGGSAVTVVKMTPLSFLPGTRIIKYLGIINMFFIRETTSLREEGGVSGFLHSFIAEVFAMVRAHVAALGGNAVVSYSMKECVFMENPNKNQAQCLINVSGDAVICVMESDQDPTPSNTGQTCTSGTDGTT, from the exons ATGCCTGGGAAACTGAAGGCCAAAATCGTGGCGGGACGCCACCTACCTGTGATGGACAGAGCGAGTGACCTCACTGATGCGTTTGTGGAG GTTAAGTTTGGAAATACAACTTTCAAAACGGATGTCTGTCCCAAATCTCTCAACCCTCAGTGGAACTCAGAGTGGTTCAAATTTGAG GTTGATGATGAGGACTTGCAGGATGAGCCACTGCAGGTCACAGTGTTAGATCATGACACTTACAGTGCTAATGATGCCATAGGGAAAGTTTACATTGATATTGACCCACTGCTGTGCAGTGAGGCTGCTTCTGTTATCTCTGGATGGTTTCCCATCTATGACACCATTCATG GTATCCGAGGGGAGATCAATGTTCTTGTCAAAGTGGAGCTTTTTAATGATTTGAACCGCTTTAGGCAGTCATCCTGTGGGGTGAAGTTCTTCTGCA CCACATCCATTCCACGGTGCTACCGAGCAGCGATGGTTCACGGGTTTGTGGAGGAACTTGTGGTGAATGAAGATCCAGAGTACCAGTGGATTGACCGCATCCGAACTCCTCGAGCCTCCAATGAGGCTCGTCAGAGGCTCATCTCTCTTATGTCTG GAGAGCTGCAGAGGAAAATAGGGCTTAAGGTACTGGAGATGGGTGGGAATGCGGTGGTGGGCTATTTACAGTGTTTTGACCTGGAGGGAGAGTCTGGCCTGGTGGTCAGGGCCATCGGTACTGCCTGCACACTGGACAAACTTGGCTCTGGCGGTGcctccaacaccaccacacatacacaccctaACACAGCCCCTGCTTCCAATGCCTGCAATTCCCCTTCCAAGGATGGAAAGGA GCTGTATTTTGGTGAGGACCTGCTCTCGTCCTCCGGCCCGCCAACCCCTTTCAGAGCCCttcccacctcctcttcctctcctcccccgTTTGCTCCCTCCAAGCCATGCAGCCGCCAGTCTTCATCGTCAGATACAGACCTCAGTTTGACGCCCAAGACGG AGGGGCCGAAGCCTGTGAGATGCAGGCCTGGGATCTTCCTCTGTCCCAGTTCCCCAACCCTTTCCACAGACATTTTGTCCCTTCCTGGTTCTGGCACAGTGGGCTGTGGTCACAGCTTGTCCCCCAGATCCAgcaccccgccccctccctcctccatccactCAGACTCTGCTCTGCTGAGAAAGAGCGTGTCCTTCACGGAGGACCTGCTGCTGGCAGCCTCTG GAATGGGCAGCGGGGGCAGCGCCGGCAAAGAAGCAGGGCCTCTGAAGACCCTGCTCAGACAGCAGACACAGACGGCTCTCGAACAGAGG GAGTTTCCCTTCTTCACCTTGACGTCCTTCCCTACTGGTTTCCTGCTTCATGTCGGTGGAGTTGTCAGCGCTCGCTCTGTCAAGCTGCTGGACCGTATACACAACCCTG atgagCCAGAGACTCGTGACGCGTGGTGGGAGGAAATTCGCCAGGAGATTAAATCTCATGCCAAAGCTCTTGGTTGCCATGCTGTTGTGGGGTACAGCGAGAGCACTAGCATCTG TGAGGAGGTGTGCATCCTGTCGGCCTCTGGCACGGCAGCCATCCTGAACCCTCGGTATATGCGTGAAGGTTGCCTAGATGTTGGAATCGCTGACCACAG CAGGTTTGAGGAGCCATCTCCCCCGAGCTGTGGCTTCTGCCATATTCCCTACGATGAACTCAACATGCCCTTTCCCACACAGCTCACCTACTGTTACCACTGCAGACGGCAAAAG GTTCCTGATGTGCTTTTCACAACAATCGACTTGCCACCAGAAGCAGCTGTCACAGGAAAAGGCTGTCTTATCCAGGCCAG GTTGTGTCGTCTGAAAAAGAAGGCCCAGGGTGAGGTGAATGCGACAGCCATCTCCAACCTCCTCCCTTTCATGGAGTACGAGCTGCATACTCAGCTGATGAACAAACTGAAGCTGCGGAGCATGAACGCCCTGTTTGGCCTCCACATTCAGATTAACGTTGGAGAGAACATGCTCCTGGGTCTGGCT TCTGCTACAGGGGTGTACCTGACAGCCCTGCCGGCTCCGGGGGGCATCCAGATTGCAGGGAAGACTCCTGGTGATGTGAACAACGAGCACCATATTCTGATCATCCAGAAAAGGATCAATGACACCATTGCCAAGAACAAAGAGATCTATCAAATACACCCTccg AAATTATTTGCCTTGGACCCTGAGGTGTTCTGCGGCAAAAACATG gagctgatggaggaagTGGTCGGCTCTCCCATTCCAGAGCCGAGGCAGCGATCCAGACTGTTTCGCTCTCACTCAGAAAGCTCAGATGAAGTGTCAGAACTGGACCTTTCCCATGGCAAGAAGGATGCCTTTgtcctggag ATCGATGACACTGATGCTGTGGAAGACATCCACTCCCTTCTTACTGATGCCCCAACCCCTTCAG GTTTCTATAGCTGCAACACTGAGGTTATGCCTGGGATTGACAACTGGACTCAGGGGGTTCAG ATGTTTACATCAGTGAGAGTCTTGAGGTTGAGTAATGCTAATCTTACAAACCAAGGTTTAAACAAGATCTTCACTGACCTTTGTGAGAACCTCCTAAAG AGCTTTTATTTTAAGCTGCGCTCAATGATCCCTTGCTGCCTTTGCCATCTCAACTTCACCGTGGCCGTACCAGAAGAAGAACTCATACAG GTTGCTGTGACGGCAGTTGCCATGACATTTGACAAAGATCAGACTCAGGAGACATCGGCAGACAAACCCATCACCAAAG GATGCAGTGAGACTGAAGAGCAGCTGCAATTTCCCTTGGAGTTGTGTGCAGACTCGTCAACCACAAGCGCACAGACGTCATCCAAAATATCTG GTAAAGTCTCTTTACTCACCCCAGCTGCAAAACTCTTCCGAAACCAGCTGGTTATGGTTTGTTCACCAG GTGTCCCAGAGACTACGAACATCTCATCCAGAG ACAGATGCAGCACCTGGCTAGAGCTGCTTAGGCTGAAAGCTCACACCATAAGACGGGGATCAGTTAAGACAA TTTCATCTCTGGAGCGCTCCAGTCCATTACCTGATGGGCGTTCCCGCTCACTGCGACCGACCCGTCCATTTGGGGGTAGCGCAGTCACCGTGGTGAAGATGACGCCACTATCTTTCCTCCCTGGGACACGCATCATTAAATACCTTGGAATcatcaacatgttttttatCAGAGAGACGACATCGCTGCGAGAG GAAGGCGGCGTCAGCGGAttcctccattcattcataGCCGAGGTGTTTGCAATGGTCCGAGCCCATGTAGCAGCCCTGGGTGGTAACGCAGTCGTGTCCTACAGCATGAAAGAATGTGTGTTTATGGAAAATCCAAACAAGAACCAG GCTCAGTGCCTCATCAATGTGAGCGGTGATGCCGTCATCTGTGTCATGGAATCGGACCAAGACCCCACTCCCTCAAACACGGGACAGACCTGCACTAGTGGAACAGACGGGACGACGTGA